From a single Natronorubrum tibetense GA33 genomic region:
- a CDS encoding M48 family metallopeptidase, producing the protein MGLWLRIVAAGSIATLGFVCLFLIEVAAITLMSMFMLVLAPFAVAMLLLFIGLWVFTAGLYRRLMPTSLVVGRISNKWLGELEQVAHQVTNPRDGLERRPIALMLSALVVWIVGVAIVESITLISRFDALLVVSTVIGVGSATYYTGKTITEERGRGGVVEAQLVDDIDVLETTAAATEKLAGGAEYSLEELQARVDRLAAQAGAPAPTVRLGRERVPFAATVGFRPGTSTIIVSVGLCTALSTRELEAVLAHELAHAVNRDAAVLTALALPNAKFETMLETALADPHDDSATPIQAHPMLLLVALPIVAFTRASVILVTRYREYVADRGAVALTGDPAALASALETLDQEFTRRPSRDLRTHHSTAAFSIVPPPWEEHRFFDRSRRFVARRLLGTHPPTKKRIERLRFETPDSAATGDQ; encoded by the coding sequence GTGGGTCTCTGGCTACGGATAGTAGCCGCCGGTTCGATCGCCACACTCGGGTTCGTCTGCTTGTTTCTCATCGAGGTCGCAGCCATCACGCTGATGTCGATGTTCATGCTTGTGCTGGCCCCGTTTGCAGTTGCCATGTTGCTGCTTTTCATCGGGCTCTGGGTGTTCACTGCGGGACTCTACCGCCGGCTGATGCCGACCTCGCTGGTCGTTGGTCGAATTTCGAACAAGTGGTTGGGCGAGCTCGAGCAGGTCGCACACCAGGTCACAAACCCCAGGGACGGCCTCGAGAGGCGGCCGATCGCACTCATGCTGTCCGCGCTCGTCGTCTGGATCGTCGGAGTCGCAATCGTCGAATCCATCACGCTGATCTCGAGGTTTGACGCACTCCTCGTGGTCAGCACGGTCATCGGTGTCGGCAGCGCGACATACTACACGGGCAAAACGATCACCGAAGAACGTGGCCGCGGGGGAGTCGTCGAAGCGCAACTCGTAGACGATATCGACGTCCTCGAGACTACTGCGGCTGCTACCGAGAAACTAGCCGGTGGGGCCGAATACAGTCTCGAGGAGCTTCAGGCGCGCGTCGATCGCCTCGCGGCGCAGGCGGGTGCCCCCGCACCGACCGTTCGGCTCGGCCGCGAACGAGTGCCGTTCGCGGCGACGGTCGGCTTCCGACCGGGCACCTCGACCATCATCGTCTCGGTCGGCCTCTGTACCGCGCTCTCGACCCGCGAACTCGAGGCCGTGCTCGCACACGAACTCGCCCACGCTGTCAATCGGGATGCGGCGGTTCTGACCGCGCTGGCCCTGCCCAACGCGAAGTTCGAGACGATGCTCGAGACGGCACTCGCGGACCCACACGACGACTCAGCAACCCCGATACAGGCCCATCCGATGCTCTTGCTGGTTGCGCTTCCGATCGTCGCGTTCACGCGAGCGTCGGTGATTCTTGTCACCAGATACCGCGAGTACGTCGCCGACCGTGGTGCTGTCGCACTCACGGGCGACCCGGCGGCGCTCGCGAGCGCCCTCGAGACATTGGACCAGGAATTCACTCGTCGTCCCTCACGTGACCTCCGTACTCATCACTCGACAGCGGCCTTTTCTATCGTCCCGCCGCCGTGGGAGGAACACCGGTTTTTCGACCGCTCGAGGCGGTTCGTGGCTCGGCGGCTGCTCGGAACGCATCCACCCACAAAAAAGCGGATCGAACGGCTGCGATTCGAGACGCCGGATTCGGCGGCGACCGGCGATCAGTAG
- a CDS encoding DUF4397 domain-containing protein — protein MVENHTRRRALSLIGTTGVIAVAGCLGGDDDAANDDADDHADDGHDDDEHSDDEHDDEMDDHDAGVRVAHLSPDAPNVDVWVDGEPTLEDVPYRAVSDYLELPPETYDVMITAAGDADTVVFDDEVEVGDGDYTIAALGELAEENQPFEPVVLEDDLSDPGEDARVRLVHASPDAPAVDVTVGDGETVLVEDAAFGDAAAVEVAPDAYTLEVRPATEDNDGDVVATFDVEPEAGTVYSAFAVGYLEPDAAPADEPFDLEVVVDYEHDDMDDDYDGDEDDDYDGDEDDGY, from the coding sequence ATGGTAGAAAACCACACGCGCCGACGTGCACTGTCACTGATCGGCACAACCGGGGTCATCGCAGTTGCGGGTTGCTTAGGTGGCGACGACGACGCAGCGAACGACGACGCGGACGATCACGCCGACGACGGACACGACGATGACGAGCACAGCGACGACGAACACGACGACGAGATGGACGACCACGACGCCGGCGTCCGCGTCGCCCACCTCTCGCCCGACGCGCCGAACGTCGACGTCTGGGTCGACGGCGAACCCACCCTCGAGGACGTGCCCTACCGCGCGGTTAGCGACTATCTCGAGCTCCCGCCCGAGACGTACGACGTGATGATCACGGCCGCGGGCGACGCCGACACCGTCGTCTTCGACGACGAAGTCGAGGTCGGCGACGGCGACTACACGATCGCCGCCCTCGGCGAACTGGCCGAGGAGAACCAGCCCTTCGAGCCGGTCGTCCTCGAGGACGACCTGAGCGATCCCGGCGAGGACGCACGGGTCCGACTCGTCCATGCCTCGCCCGACGCTCCGGCCGTCGACGTAACGGTGGGTGACGGCGAGACGGTGCTGGTCGAGGACGCCGCCTTCGGCGACGCTGCGGCCGTCGAGGTCGCCCCCGACGCGTACACACTCGAGGTCCGCCCCGCGACCGAGGACAACGACGGCGACGTCGTCGCGACGTTCGATGTCGAACCCGAAGCCGGAACCGTCTACTCCGCGTTCGCGGTCGGCTACCTCGAGCCCGACGCGGCCCCCGCTGACGAACCCTTCGACCTCGAGGTCGTCGTCGATTACGAGCACGACGACATGGACGACGACTACGACGGCGACGAAGACGACGACTACGACGGCGACGAAGACGACGGCTACTGA
- a CDS encoding geranylgeranyl reductase family protein → MSTQEQSATTATSETRSPDVVVVGAGTAGCYAAATVAREGYDAVVLERKTETEAGHIACGDALKGADAFPEAIPKSKLEPAFTNTGVDHGRFEIPQEDTVLEIPVPGELAVIDRWEYGRRIIEGAEDTGVEFQYDTVVTNVRQADDGRVTGVDTIRKGDPMTYEADIVIDAAGSLSVLQDNVDFSDSTFDTNVNYSHFCSAYREIVHVEEPVEWDDALVFKPTERAAGYLWYFPRTDTEINAGLGFQMTEEPMKLVADLKKDLENRAEFEGAEVEDKLGAALPTRRPYDSAVHPGYMAVGDAAGHVNPTTGGGIAGAAYGGKYAADQAIEALETGDFSEATFWEYNERVMEHFGARYAALDVYNILSTAIDVDDLMGLLAAMPGDKLAEALYSGSTDIGLKLKLESLIKSRGHWGTIWNLYQTKRCADDLLAHYEQYPTSPEGLAGWQDRRDELMENVYETTGAEPKY, encoded by the coding sequence ATGAGCACGCAGGAGCAGTCCGCCACCACCGCCACGTCCGAAACTCGCAGCCCGGACGTGGTCGTCGTCGGTGCCGGGACTGCAGGATGTTACGCCGCAGCGACCGTCGCACGCGAAGGCTACGACGCCGTCGTTCTCGAGCGCAAGACGGAGACAGAGGCGGGCCACATCGCCTGCGGGGACGCACTGAAGGGTGCGGACGCGTTCCCCGAGGCGATCCCGAAGTCGAAACTCGAGCCGGCCTTCACCAATACGGGCGTCGACCACGGACGCTTCGAGATTCCCCAGGAGGACACCGTCCTCGAGATTCCCGTCCCCGGCGAACTGGCGGTCATCGACCGCTGGGAGTACGGCCGACGCATCATCGAGGGTGCCGAGGACACCGGGGTCGAGTTCCAGTACGACACCGTGGTTACGAACGTTAGACAGGCCGACGACGGCCGCGTGACGGGCGTCGACACGATCCGCAAGGGCGACCCGATGACGTACGAAGCCGACATCGTCATCGACGCGGCCGGGTCGCTGTCGGTGTTGCAGGACAACGTCGACTTCTCGGATTCGACCTTCGATACCAACGTCAACTACTCGCACTTTTGCTCGGCCTACCGCGAGATCGTCCACGTGGAAGAGCCCGTCGAGTGGGACGACGCCCTCGTGTTCAAACCGACCGAGCGCGCCGCGGGCTACCTCTGGTACTTCCCGCGCACCGACACCGAGATCAATGCCGGGCTGGGCTTCCAGATGACCGAGGAACCCATGAAGCTCGTCGCGGACCTCAAGAAGGACCTCGAGAACCGCGCGGAGTTCGAGGGCGCAGAAGTCGAGGACAAACTCGGTGCCGCCCTCCCCACCCGCCGGCCCTACGACTCGGCCGTCCACCCCGGCTACATGGCCGTCGGCGACGCCGCGGGTCACGTCAACCCCACCACCGGCGGCGGCATCGCCGGCGCAGCCTACGGCGGCAAGTACGCCGCCGATCAGGCGATCGAAGCACTCGAGACCGGCGACTTCAGCGAGGCGACCTTCTGGGAGTACAACGAGCGCGTCATGGAGCATTTCGGGGCGCGCTACGCCGCCTTAGATGTCTACAATATCCTCTCGACGGCTATCGACGTCGACGACCTGATGGGGCTGCTCGCAGCGATGCCCGGCGACAAACTCGCCGAGGCGCTCTACTCGGGGAGTACGGATATCGGCCTGAAGCTCAAACTCGAGTCCCTGATCAAGAGCCGCGGTCACTGGGGGACTATCTGGAATCTCTACCAGACCAAGCGCTGTGCCGACGACCTGCTGGCCCACTACGAGCAGTACCCGACCAGTCCGGAGGGACTCGCGGGGTGGCAGGACCGACGCGACGAGTTGATGGAAAACGTCTACGAGACGACCGGGGCGGAGCCGAAGTACTAA
- a CDS encoding 2Fe-2S iron-sulfur cluster-binding protein: MTEYAIEFVGTGETITCTDKETILSRCLEEGIAQEYSCRVGMCLACSAEILEGEVTQPAARGLTEEEAENYALTCMARPQSDLKLDRGKYPPSIEGDLESSATGDTAAADD; this comes from the coding sequence ATGACAGAGTACGCGATCGAGTTCGTCGGAACCGGCGAGACGATCACCTGCACGGACAAGGAGACCATCCTCAGTCGCTGTCTCGAGGAGGGTATCGCTCAGGAGTACTCCTGCCGCGTCGGGATGTGTCTGGCCTGTTCGGCCGAGATTCTCGAGGGCGAGGTCACCCAGCCTGCGGCTCGAGGCCTGACGGAGGAGGAAGCGGAAAACTACGCACTGACCTGTATGGCCCGCCCGCAGTCGGACCTGAAACTCGATCGCGGGAAGTACCCGCCGAGCATCGAGGGGGATCTCGAGAGCAGCGCCACGGGTGACACAGCCGCTGCGGACGATTAA
- a CDS encoding halocin C8-like domain-containing protein, whose protein sequence is MSDKNTDGVESVATTESPLDRRTLLKGISGSTVAFGASIGTSTVSAAQNDEPPVTEVDNGQARKAIGRARRSDAFKELKSYLRDAYDLIVPSRDARVFEAEGPEGTAYEVVSFYPKRRGQGSNENTQYSLAVTLRGSSVVSNKATIVSFDDGDIPTDATSISVREGDIEESEESVEINDPEDPETSAGHETTGAETASVTVQSTSCNLCRTIFDLACVVGCGVGAAALCLLAGVTTFGTGFIVCAGVTAAVCYFIQRFGCTPPSRTACTEMSYC, encoded by the coding sequence ATGTCTGACAAAAATACTGATGGGGTCGAATCAGTGGCTACCACGGAATCACCACTTGACCGTCGGACGCTATTAAAAGGTATAAGCGGGAGTACAGTTGCATTCGGCGCCAGTATCGGTACTTCCACTGTTTCGGCAGCCCAGAACGACGAGCCACCAGTCACCGAGGTCGACAATGGGCAGGCGAGGAAGGCGATCGGTCGTGCGAGGCGATCGGATGCATTCAAGGAGCTCAAATCGTATCTTCGTGACGCGTACGATCTCATCGTCCCATCTCGGGATGCAAGAGTGTTCGAGGCTGAAGGGCCCGAGGGAACGGCGTACGAGGTCGTCTCGTTTTACCCGAAGCGTCGAGGTCAGGGATCGAACGAGAATACGCAGTACAGTCTCGCTGTGACGCTCCGTGGCTCGAGTGTTGTCTCCAATAAAGCAACAATCGTTTCGTTCGATGACGGCGATATCCCTACCGACGCTACCTCAATCAGCGTCCGCGAGGGCGATATCGAAGAGTCGGAGGAATCAGTCGAAATAAACGATCCGGAAGACCCAGAGACATCAGCCGGCCATGAAACGACAGGTGCGGAAACGGCGTCCGTAACGGTGCAATCGACGAGTTGTAACCTCTGTCGAACGATCTTCGATCTGGCTTGCGTCGTAGGTTGTGGAGTTGGCGCTGCAGCACTCTGCTTACTGGCTGGTGTGACGACGTTCGGCACCGGATTCATCGTGTGTGCAGGGGTCACTGCAGCCGTCTGCTATTTCATCCAACGGTTCGGTTGCACGCCCCCTTCCAGAACCGCCTGCACGGAGATGAGCTACTGTTAG
- the ddh gene encoding D-2-hydroxyacid dehydrogenase, translated as MAPLERLCLHESVGTKIPKAAFVDAFDGLDVRVELVGDEASYASTDAVASFEPRPEFLEAGWVHCIRAGYDAFDTDAYEGAGVPLTNSSGIHGETVGELAVGYMLSLARLLHVYRDHQGEREWHDPAYERPFTLSDERLCVVGLGTIGTAIAERADALGMEVVGVRRSEGSVPSVSRIYDPPALEDAVADARFVALAAPHTPETEGMIDERILDAMRTDAYLINVARGPLVDEAALVEALETDAIAGAALDVFETEPLPPSSPLWDLENVIVTPHRGSATNRYHLDIAELVRENVRRFQAGESLKNRVA; from the coding sequence ATGGCACCACTCGAGCGGCTGTGTCTGCACGAATCGGTCGGGACGAAGATCCCGAAGGCGGCGTTCGTCGACGCGTTCGACGGCCTCGACGTTCGGGTCGAACTCGTCGGGGACGAGGCGTCCTACGCCTCGACGGACGCGGTCGCCTCGTTCGAACCGCGCCCGGAATTTCTCGAGGCGGGCTGGGTCCACTGCATCCGCGCGGGATACGACGCGTTCGACACCGACGCCTACGAGGGCGCCGGGGTACCGCTCACCAACAGCTCCGGGATCCACGGCGAGACCGTCGGGGAACTCGCCGTCGGCTACATGCTGTCGCTGGCGCGACTGCTGCACGTGTACCGCGATCACCAGGGAGAACGAGAGTGGCACGACCCGGCCTACGAGCGCCCGTTTACGCTCTCGGACGAACGGCTCTGCGTCGTCGGTCTCGGAACGATCGGCACTGCTATCGCGGAGCGAGCCGACGCCCTCGGCATGGAGGTCGTCGGCGTCCGTCGCTCCGAGGGGTCCGTGCCATCGGTTTCGCGGATCTACGACCCGCCCGCGCTCGAGGACGCTGTCGCCGACGCCCGATTCGTCGCGCTCGCGGCCCCGCACACGCCGGAAACCGAGGGGATGATCGATGAGCGGATTTTGGACGCGATGCGGACGGACGCCTACCTGATCAACGTCGCCCGCGGGCCGCTCGTCGACGAGGCGGCGCTGGTCGAAGCGCTGGAAACGGACGCGATCGCCGGCGCCGCACTGGACGTCTTCGAGACGGAGCCACTGCCGCCGTCGTCACCGCTCTGGGACCTCGAGAACGTCATCGTGACGCCACACCGCGGCTCGGCGACGAACCGCTACCACCTCGATATCGCCGAACTGGTCCGCGAGAACGTCCGCCGGTTCCAGGCGGGCGAGTCGCTGAAGAACCGCGTGGCGTGA